Proteins from one Triticum aestivum cultivar Chinese Spring chromosome 7A, IWGSC CS RefSeq v2.1, whole genome shotgun sequence genomic window:
- the LOC123153507 gene encoding putative FBD-associated F-box protein At5g56700 — translation MADSTRSRVRRRRLDAGRNRLGALTDDVLHHTLTYLPVTEAAAAAALSSSWRHLWRSHPLVLKDKGIPEPERDALVPRALADHPGRFRSVILYDCRLASLNRELPGWPRLLVDGRTQQLLLAHPSHHLRASPPSTVKQRDSARLLPADILRCGSLQELSLDFWTFSADLSCHADISRPQLQILTLMRIVITDRDLECLIAACPLLKSLRLTMNSPTHVRLRSKSLSCALVGLSKVEEFTVVDTPLLQRLYLFQQFNGGAVRIACVPNLRVLGYLDTRTHKLQIGDSVIRPDTMVSARTVVPSVEILALAVNLGISGEVKILASFLRCFPNVETLHIESAPHKPPVTSSEPSGEHHARFYQEVSQVDCLRAHAKKMVIHDFRGDQNEFEFVKFVAKNAQELQFFLVVVSDEGILSSADKVKEIKDELQYVQFRAGISAVLWELPKAGILYRLKRAADLAINDPFQC, via the exons ATGGCCGACAGCACCCGCAGCCGGGTTCGCAggcgccgcctcgacgccggcaGGAACCGCCTCGGCGCCCTCACCGACGACGTCCTCCATCACACCCTCACCTACCTCCCCGTCACggaagctgccgccgccgccgccctctcctccaGCTGGCGCCACCTCTGGCGCTCCCACCCGCTCGTCCTCAAGGATAAAGGCATCCCCGAGCCCGAGCGCGATGCCCTAGTACCCCGAGCCCTCGCCGACCACCCAGGCCGCTTCCGCTCCGTCATCCTCTACGACTGCAGGCTCGCCTCCCTGAACCGTGAGCTCCCCGGGTGGCCGCGCCTCCTCGTCGACGGGCGCACCCAACAACTCCTTCTCGCCCACCCCAGCCACCACCTCCGTGCGTCACCTCCCTCGACCGTGAAACAGCGCGACTCCGCGCGCCTTCTTCCCGCCGACATCCTCCGCTGCGGCTCGCTCCAGGAGCTCAGCCTGGACTTCTGGACGTTCTCCGCCGACCTCTCCTGCCACGCCGACATATCTCGTCCCCAGCTCCAGATTCTCACCCTGATGAGGATTGTCATAACCGACCGGGACCTCGAGTGCTTGATCGCTGCCTGCCCCCTTCTGAAATCCCTTCGGCTCACCATGAATAGCCCCACGCATGTCCGTCTCCGCAGCAAAAGCCTCAGCTGCGCGCTCGTTGGGTTGTCCAAGGTTGAGGAGTTCACCGTGGTGGACACGCCGCTACTGCAGCGGCTCTACTTGTTCCAGCAGtttaatggtggggcagtcagGATCGCTTGTGTTCCCAACCTGCGCGTGCTCGGCTACCTGGACACAAGAACTCACAAGCTGCAGATTGGTGACAGCGTCATCAGG CCGGACACAATGGTGAGTGCAAGGACCGTGGTTCCAAGCGTCGAGATATTGGCGTTAGCAGTGAATTTGGGTATCTCCGGGGAAGTTAAGATACTGGCCAGCTTCCTCAGATGCTTTCCGAACGTTGAGACGCTGCACATTGAG TCTGCACCGCATAAGCCACCTGTAACTTCCAGTGaacccagtggggagcatcatgccAGGTTCTATCAGGAGGTCAGTCAGGTTGATTGCTTGAGAGCACATGCCAAGAAGATGGTTATTCACGATTTCCGAGGGGATCAAAATGAATTTGAATTCGTCAAGTTCGTCGCCAAGAATGCCCAGGAGCTACAGTTCTTTCTGGTTGTTGTGTCGGACGAAGGGATCttgtcttcagctgacaaggtgAAGGAGATAAAAGACGAATTGCAGTATGTACAGTTTCGCGCAGGTATCTCTGCAGTGTTATGGGAGTTACCTAAAGCAGGCATTCTTTATCGCTTGAAGAGAGCAGCCGATCTTGCAATCAACGACCCTTTTCAGTGTTGA